A window from Pelodiscus sinensis isolate JC-2024 chromosome 31, ASM4963464v1, whole genome shotgun sequence encodes these proteins:
- the LOC142821640 gene encoding zinc finger protein RFP-like encodes MAAVSTVESLRIEVTCPVCLEYFTDPVVTACGHNFCRACLSQCWEGPGPTNLCPQCRDPVQQGPLPPNRQLANVVELVKQLSLQKQTQVERQKIVAEFQQLPQFLGKQKRLLLAQLEKLDEETGRLQTDTELEEQVRCFSQKTTALSETLREFTDKLPSVLEGGGGNFLGAFRQAMVTLDPDTANPDLVLSEDWKSVKWERTCQPLLDNPERFDSVYCVLGCAWGDIAGRWSLGIGKIGLWGWPESL; translated from the exons ATGGCCGCAGTGAGCACTGTGGAAAGTCTCAGAATCGAAGTGACTTGTCCTGTTTGCCTGGAGTATTTCACGGATCCGGTggtcacagcctgtgggcacaattTCTGTCGCGCCTGcctcagccagtgctgggagggaccCGGCCCAACTAACCTCTGCCCACAGTGCAGGGACCCTGTGCAGCAAGGACCTCTCCCGCCCAACAGGCAGCTGGCGAACGTGGTGGAACTAGTCAAACAGCTCAGTTTGCAG aaacagacacaagtcgagaggcagaagattgtggccgagtttcagcagtTGCCGCAGTTCCTGGGGAAACAaaagcgactcctgctggcccagctggagaagctggacgaggagactgggaggctccagactgacactgaactggaagaacaagtcaggtGTTTCTCCCAGAAAACCACTGCGCTGTcagagactctgagggagttcacAG ACAAGCTGCCCTCTgtcctggaaggaggaggagggaacttcctgggagctttcagacagg caatggtgactctggatccagacacggcaaaTCCTGAcctcgtcctgtctgaggattGGAAAAGTGTGAAATGGGAACGTACATGTCAGCCACTGCTCGACAACCCGGAGAGATTTGACTCTGTGTACTGTGTGCTAGGTTGTGCTTggggagacattgctgggaggtggagtCTGGGGATAGGAAAgattgggctgtgggggtggccagagagtctgtaA